One region of Labrus bergylta chromosome 23, fLabBer1.1, whole genome shotgun sequence genomic DNA includes:
- the tm7sf3 gene encoding transmembrane 7 superfamily member 3 produces MCRWIWCPLLLPLLLLLVMTEVEAQVENRVIFLPGTFQNVSVSQNETVQAIVSRIPPEVAFITVQFHTQHHNATLSYTRVPDLGLSLTAVDAGLLSALQPGQSALSMFLSSLDGDPVAGTGVILPYTSTDPVPGACNTEFNLDIDPNVYIHYNLYETTIRFAPANLGYERGEDPPACDESIEPNTRWRLQYDIYQYFLPENDLSERSLFRSIQDVADVRGMTLNGKRVMTLFSTDKSTAVFNSIPGQGVIYSVVVRDPLQHTSASYVPVHTYACSFASTLDGCQTLGKISTKVFFTIIGLAGLFVCFFGHRFFKIELFCMGFSFAAFFFFVLITRTTQLQYDICLALSAVIGVVGGILLVMSWWRFGSVMACIVVVGLMLGFLLASIILFTPLGDLDVFRRSDAVFWVTFCCIMVIVPLFFVRWPREGNIITCGVVGAYAVVLAINAYISTSLSYITLNILKRFLNNNFTAMFTDVPFQTIDYAMITVWVVLGVGGIVLQLYRERSRPFFPPSPYLMWLQERERRKTNVLDPSHHFPSLPNRILARARQLTKRSESAGEHTPLLL; encoded by the exons ATGTGTCGCTGGATTTGGTGCCCgctcctgctgcctctgctgctgcttctcgtGATGACTGAAGTTGAGGCTCAAGTGGAAA ACCGAGTGATTTTCCTGCCCGGAACGTTTCAGAACGTGAGCGTCTCCCAGAACGAGACGGTGCAGGCCATTGTCTCCAGGATCCCCCCAGAGGTGGCTTTCATCACTGTGCAGTTTCACACGCAGCACCACAACGCCACACTCTCCTACACTAGG GTTCCAGATCTGGGTCTCTCTCTGACAGCAGTGGATGCAGGTCTCCTGTCAGCTCTTCAGCCGGGCCAATCGGCTCTCTCCATGTTCCTGTCATCTTTAGATGGTGACCCTGTGGCCGGCACCGGAGTCATCCTCCCATACACCAGCACCG atccgGTCCCTGGAGCTTGTAACACAGAGTTCAACCTGGACATCGACCCAAACGTCTACATCCACTACAACCTCTACGAGACCACGATCCGCTTTGCACCGGCCAACTTAGGTTACGAGAG gggGGAGGATCCTCCGGCCTGCGATGAATCCATAGAGCCCAACACGCGCTGGCGGCTGCAGTACGACATTTACCAATACTTCCTGCCTGAGAACGACCTATCAGAGCGCAGCCTTTTCCGCAGCATCCAGGATGTGGCGGACGTCCGTGGCATGACGCTGAACGGCaaaagg GTCATGACGCTGTTTTCAACAGATAAGAGCACGGCGGTCTTCAACTCCATCCCCGGTCAGGGCGTCATCTACTCGGTCGTCGTCAGAGACCCCCTGCAGCACACCTCGGCCTCCTACGTCCCCGTCCACACCTACGCCTGCAGCTTCGCTTCCACTCTGGACGGCTGCCAAACACTGG GAAAAATATCCACAAAGGTTTTCTTCACCATCATTGGCTTGGCGGGCCTGTTCGTCTGCTTCTTCGGACATCGCTTCTTCAAAATTG AGCTGTTCTGCATGGGATTCAGCTTTGCAGCGTTTTTCTTCTTCGTGCTGATCACGAGGACAACACAGCTGCAATATGACA TCTGCCTGGCGTTGTCAGCTGTGATCGGCGTGGTGGGCGGCATCCTCCTGGTGATGAGCTGGTGGCGTTTCGGCTCAGTCATGGCCTGCATCGTCGTGGTCGGACTGATGCTGGGTTTCCTCCTCGCCTCCATCATCCTCTTCACTCCTCTGG GTGACCTGGACGTGTTCAGGCGATCTGATGCCGTTTTCTGGGTGACCTTCTGCTGCATCATGGTCATCGTTCCGCTCTTCTTTGTGCGTTGGCCCAGAGAG GGGAACATCATCACGTGTGGTGTTGTCGGTGCTTACGCCGTCGTCCTGGCTATAAACGCCTACATCTCTACGAGCCTCTCCTACATCACTCTTAACATCCTCAAACGCTTCCTCAACAACAACTTCACCGCCATGTTCACAGACGTGCCCTTCCAAACAATCG ACTACGCCATGATCACGGTGTGGGTGGTCCTCGGGGTGGGTGGCATCGTCCTGCAGCTGTATCGTGAGCGCTCTCGCCCGTTCTTCCCGCCCAGCCCGTACctcatgtggctgcaggagcgcGAGCGCCGGAAGACCAACGTCCTGGACCCGAGCCACCACTTCCCCTCGCTGCCGAACCGCATCCTGGCCCGAGCGCGGCAGCTCACAAAGAGGAGCGAGTCGGCCGGAGAACACACACCTCTGCTTCTctaa